CAAGGATATTGGGACAGAGCCAGCGCCCAAGCTGGATCTGGATGTCTACTACGAGTGAGTATACCATAGAGGGAATTCTCCTACGAATCTTCAAGCTGGAGATCTCGATCCCCAACAGCAAGCACCGCCTGGCGGACTTTATAACTGTCCACATTCCTGGCGAGGACACGGAGGATGGGCAGCCCAAAAACGTGGTGGTGGAGATTGTGAATGCTGCCATCATCAAGCCCTTTCTGTGTGGCTACAGGGACAGGGCCACCGGCAAAGAGTACCTAGATGCCTTCTCCCAGACCGGGCCCTACTTTGACAAGCGGAAGGCCAGGCGCTATTATTCAAGGGATACCCAGACCTGGGAGCCCAAGGAAAAGATTCTGGTGGGTGGATGAATTTCAAATGATCTGCTTGGCAGTTAATTTTTTTCCCTCCGAATCCCCTCTAGAACACAGCCCATGAGCAGTCTGTGCAATGCAATCTCGATGGCATCAATGTCCTGTACGTGTCGGCGGCCCACGATTTCACCATTGTTCCTGGCAAATACCAGACCTTCGCCCAGAAGGAACGCGCAGAGCGGAAGCTGGAGAAGATTCAGCTCATACAGCGCAACTGGCGTCGCTGGATCCTTTGGAAGTACATCCGCATTCGCGCCAAGGAGTATCGGTGAGTACTCGCCGAAGAGAAGACCCAAAAGAGTCCACATCTGATCCGATTCCTGTCCAGTCGCTTGGTGCGCAACcgcgaggaggaggaagagcaATACGAAAAGTGCGTGGAGGAGCGTGTCGATCGCCAGAAGGAGATCAAGCAGTTCCCCCGCTCCAAGGACGACTTCGATCTGCTGTATGCCGAAATCGGTCGCTGGAAGCGGGCCGAGCTGAAGCGGATTGCTGCCCACTACGACGGACCTGCCCGCATCTCCGAGGTCAACATACTTTTGGACAAGGAGATCCAACTGCTGAATGGGGTGGAGCGGCAGCGCCGTCTGGTCTGCAAGTCCATGAAGGATTTTCGCATGGACCAGCTGCTCAAGAAGATAGGCAAGCCCATCGAATGGATTGGGTACAAGGACTGTAAGATCCATATGGATTTGCTGAGCACGCAGCGCGTTCGCTTCCTCACCGAAGTCTACAAGGATCTGCGAGTGCCACTTTCAAGAGATGTACGCCTGACCCTCGTACGTCGTGTTATGGAGATACTCATGGAGGAGACTTGCTTTCCCAACTTTCCTGAGGTTTGGCTGTGATCAATCGAATCATTTTACCCGAAATTACGGTGGTACCCTTCTTTAGCTGTTTGATCTGTTTGATCGCGAGAAGAATTTGCTGCTCTATGCAACGTCAAGCGATGTCGAAATTCTGCGAAAGCGCCAGAACATCCTCTTCTACGAGCTGATCAAGTTCCAGAAGAGCGAACAGAACAAACGTGAGTAGCAAAGGGTCCATCGAATCGATCACCACTAAGGAGTAACCTCCTTTCGCAGGGGCTCCCTCGCGCATGTGCATCGTGTGCAAGAAGGTCAAGGCATACAAGGACTTTGCCATACGCACGCGCCAGAGCCATGTGGATACCTGCAAGAGCTGCTACTACCTTAAGGTGGGCTATACCCTAATCCTCAGTTTTCTCAGGTGATTAATGGGATCTACCTCCAGCTGACGGCCACAGAGAACACGGTGTACCAATCTATACTGAGATGCGTGCAACGCGATGAGCGCAAACGCAAGTGTACCACATCCTTTGCCTTTGTTATGCAGTCGGACGATGTGCGTCATATCATTGACAAGATCTGGCATGGCCACTCGGCACTCAGCAAGACTGAGAGTCTCAACGAGTTGAGGTGAGTCGCGTGCCCAAGGGATAAGCCAATAGATCTAGCTTCGAGCTTCACTCTCTCTTTAGATTGCCGCGTTGGATCAAGAGTGACGACTGGGCCCCATGGAATTGTGTGTGTCTGACAGAGCGGGAGACCCGGGATCACTACAAGATCGAAGACATTGAGAAGGTGTACGACCCGAAGTTCATTTTGCATGTCGGCAATCGTCACATGTTGGCCCGAAGTCTGTTCCAAACGCTGGCAGCCGTGGCCATCGAGTTCCAGGAGACGGGACAGTGGTGGAAGGTTGGCATGAACCAGCAGCGCACCAGCAATTTGGATGCAGTCTAAAGGCAGCGTAACGTTTCTTATACACATGTACTTAATATATAGATATTCCATTGCTTAAATTAAAGGTTTAGTGAACATTCTAAGCCAGATGTTGTTTAGCCTTTAATTCAGCACCTAATTTTACATTTACAAAATTtaaacaatttcaatttcgATTAAACATTAAAAGGGAAGTTAAATAAACTACAAATGAAATTATTTGCTACTAACAATCGCCTTGAACTTTGCATCCAAGTACTGAACGCGCTTCAGTAGCTTGTCGCTGGTGCTGAACTCATTGTACGGCACTGGTATGACCTGGTAGCCACTCTTCTCCAGCAGATCGAATGTCAGGTTCGTCACTCCGCTGGCACTGCGATGCGTGCCATGGCAAATGTCATGGAAGTCAATCACCATTAGCGCCACCCTAGAAGACGATTTCATACGATTCATTAAATGCCAGTAAGATCCCCTGTAAATCTAGTGTATCTCACTTAATTGCATTTGCATTCTCCTTGTCCAACGGCAGAGGATTTCTATTGGCATCAAAGTGGCAAAGCGCATCTGGAAGAGGCTCGATTAAAAGAGAGTTTTGGTTTAGAAGAGAGCAATTCTTTTACCTATAAGAAAACCCATCTTGCTGTCCACCGACGTCTGTACATGGTTAGTGACCGGCAGAAGGCTCTTGAGAGCATCAAGCATGCCATTTACCAGAATTTGTTTCGTCTTCGTGTGGGCCATAGGTACTTGGTAAGCAGGACTATCAGCTGGCAGCAAAACACCCTTGTAATCTGTGGCCAGTAGCTGCGCATAACTATTTAGATTCAATAGCCTCATCTTGGAGACGGGTGTCAGGCCGGACTTGTCCTTTTCTAATTGCTCCAGAAATCCAGGACTAAGAAAAATAGCCAATCGGAGGATTAAATGATACATTTTTCCAAATAATCACTGATATGAAACGCACCTTAAAACCGAATCAAGATGCTTTTGTTCCACAAGGCCGAGCATGGCCAAGGACCAGACATAGCTTAACCATTCGGATTGCTTGGTGAAGTCTTCCCGCACAATGGATTTTGCAAGTTTATTGCTCACATCATCGAGCTGGGCACTCTTAAAGTTCAGCAAAGCCGATGTGAGGAAGTACGCGCTTAGATCTTGAGGGCGGCAGATTTCACTGTTCTTTACGAGCCACTGCGTCAGCGATTCCAAGATATCTAACAGATAGGACTCGTTAGTATACAATATACAACAATTTTACAATATTCTTCATGGACTAACCCAAATCTCGATAGCGCAAAATGCCTAAGCTGGTGAGTATGGATCCCACTACCGCGGACTTCTCCAAGTTCTTTGGCAGAGCTGCTTGCACATCAGCACAGACCTTGGCGCCCAGCACCGAGTCCTGGAAGTTCAGCGTGGACATTGCATACAGAACATCCGCCGACTGTTTCAGGTCCAAGGTCTCCGAGGCGCTGCTGATGTTGAAGGCCAGAGAGCGTAGCAGGGGAGTGCTACGTCGCTTCCGTTGGGCCAGAGTACTCATCACCTTGACCATTTGGGGAAGGCTGATGCTGGCTATCAGCTTGGCGGCCTCATCGTCTCCAGCCACGCCGAGCACCGTGTTCAGATCGTCCGTGCGGAAGCCGGAAATCCGTTTGGTGTTTCCGTTGACATCGCCGCTGTTTTTATTATTTCCGCCGCTATTCTTGGGCACAGTGCGGCCCAGCATGCGACAGATGCGCAAGAATCTGGTGTCATTCTCAAATTCAGATATCTTGACGCGGTCCACGGTGCTCCACTCGGCCAGTATCGAGACGATCCTCAGAGCATGCTTGCGCGAGAAGGCGTTGTTGTTTTCCGTTATGGCCAGCAGTCCGTTGACTGATTTCGCATTGACAATCCGGTCATCTATGCTGCTGGAGGCGGGAGTCTTCTTGTCATCCGTTGGGCTCTCGTTCCGCAGCGACTCGAATGCTGCAGCAACCAATTGGCCTGCAATTAAAGCGCTTCAGATTAGATCAATCCGATTGGACGGCCGACGTACCTTTTGGTTTCTTAGGATCCGTTGCCGGCGTGCGAGCTTCAGTCTCGCTCACCTCGGGTCCCTGACCAGTGGCCGCCGTAGCCAGTGGACCACTTGCCGACCGGACATTGCTGCTGTATGCGGCACGGCGGTATATCTGGGTGACAATACTGCCGGCAAAGCGTTGTAGTCCCAACATTTTCAGTTATGCTCCCAGCGGCGACGAATCTCACTCTTCACGCTGCAATTCCAAAGAAGTTTACATAACCTTtttgtttacatttttttcaatCAAAACCAGCATGGCAGAGCAGTGCC
This region of Drosophila miranda strain MSH22 chromosome 2, D.miranda_PacBio2.1, whole genome shotgun sequence genomic DNA includes:
- the LOC108155728 gene encoding IQ and ubiquitin-like domain-containing protein translates to MSAPEYPPVFVRNVQLNVDPSERPKQPAGCAPAFDSKSTDSEHTEEGCVELENVTVKFRISEMDIVAQVYPNCMTLAEVKQDISRKFEVEPKLLVLRQENRPLCDSLPINSTKFDEFGIHEFQLELLVPKDIGTEPAPKLDLDVYYDKHRLADFITVHIPGEDTEDGQPKNVVVEIVNAAIIKPFLCGYRDRATGKEYLDAFSQTGPYFDKRKARRYYSRDTQTWEPKEKILNTAHEQSVQCNLDGINVLYVSAAHDFTIVPGKYQTFAQKERAERKLEKIQLIQRNWRRWILWKYIRIRAKEYRRLVRNREEEEEQYEKCVEERVDRQKEIKQFPRSKDDFDLLYAEIGRWKRAELKRIAAHYDGPARISEVNILLDKEIQLLNGVERQRRLVCKSMKDFRMDQLLKKIGKPIEWIGYKDCKIHMDLLSTQRVRFLTEVYKDLRVPLSRDVRLTLVRRVMEILMEETCFPNFPELFDLFDREKNLLLYATSSDVEILRKRQNILFYELIKFQKSEQNKRAPSRMCIVCKKVKAYKDFAIRTRQSHVDTCKSCYYLKLTATENTVYQSILRCVQRDERKRKCTTSFAFVMQSDDVRHIIDKIWHGHSALSKTESLNELRLPRWIKSDDWAPWNCVCLTERETRDHYKIEDIEKVYDPKFILHVGNRHMLARSLFQTLAAVAIEFQETGQWWKVGMNQQRTSNLDAV
- the LOC108155729 gene encoding FAST kinase domain-containing protein 4, yielding MLGLQRFAGSIVTQIYRRAAYSSNVRSASGPLATAATGQGPEVSETEARTPATDPKKPKGQLVAAAFESLRNESPTDDKKTPASSSIDDRIVNAKSVNGLLAITENNNAFSRKHALRIVSILAEWSTVDRVKISEFENDTRFLRICRMLGRTVPKNSGGNNKNSGDVNGNTKRISGFRTDDLNTVLGVAGDDEAAKLIASISLPQMVKVMSTLAQRKRRSTPLLRSLAFNISSASETLDLKQSADVLYAMSTLNFQDSVLGAKVCADVQAALPKNLEKSAVVGSILTSLGILRYRDLDILESLTQWLVKNSEICRPQDLSAYFLTSALLNFKSAQLDDVSNKLAKSIVREDFTKQSEWLSYVWSLAMLGLVEQKHLDSVLSPGFLEQLEKDKSGLTPVSKMRLLNLNSYAQLLATDYKGVLLPADSPAYQVPMAHTKTKQILVNGMLDALKSLLPVTNHVQTSVDSKMGFLIDALCHFDANRNPLPLDKENANAIKVALMVIDFHDICHGTHRSASGVTNLTFDLLEKSGYQVIPVPYNEFSTSDKLLKRVQYLDAKFKAIVSSK